From one Phycodurus eques isolate BA_2022a chromosome 19, UOR_Pequ_1.1, whole genome shotgun sequence genomic stretch:
- the si:ch1073-416j23.1 gene encoding rac GTPase-activating protein 1 isoform X3, with amino-acid sequence MGESRLIMEELLALCLQRITIEENALNTELEFIEVVKNVESVRKRWLHAETELKKYKELLVKSDVAKAGLEVKLKHARNQLDVEMRKRYKIEGDYQYLQRQMQLMCDILVHDSKSSACLNEEQKSLLAAFEHKGANKTLHRSSKRLSAIDESSFFSHSDISYDRTDDDMDLDASILKPLRSRARERRRSSMGVTVAAPVAKRGRSGNISIELPEQKTVEKEVETTVKALVTTPDTGGRVHTVVGITQETPEDLTQEFAVPDSARDQTSVWFPCDPDEAQVRTEKCQKHVFLSKTVIRPEMCLPCGKRIRFGKVALKCRNCRIVSHPECKQKCAETCASRAAGAAGSAEQMVSLEDFAPTTHPRIPALIVACVKEIERRGLQERGLYRVPGGERQVKELRDRFLGGKKTQLQLSSVSDIHVVCGFLKDFLRKLKEPLVTFKLHRNFMAASGTIKASSDRRSVVSRRHVLTLLPEMSDGQKSSAAVIRAVAELPKPHRDTLAFLMLHFHKVMQSPQCQMDQNNLSRVFGPTLVGHGLAEPSPSTIMRDTNTQPKVVFRFLSLPEDYWRRVLSVHAVSSSHKSSNQGQGQGAHFFDPLTSPELSSYQGVPGRAFVQSRTKNVGSSGCAEPGRRFFTSPS; translated from the exons ATGGGAGAGTCTCGACTCATCATGGAGGAGCTGCTAGCTCTCTGTCTCCAGCGAATCACAATTGAGGAAAATGCCCTGAACACAGAGCTTG AGTTTATTGAGGTGGTGAAAAACGTCGAGAGCGTCAGGAAGCGATGGCTGCACGCCGAGACGGAGCTGAAGAAGTACAAGGAGCTGCTGGTCAAGTCGGACGTGGCCAAAGCCGGGCTGGAGGTCAAActcaagcacgcccgcaaccAGCTGGACGTGGAGATGAGGAAACGCTACAAGATTGAAGGCGACTATCAGTACCTG CAGAGGCAGATGCAGCTCATGTGCGACATCCTGGTTCACGACAGCAAATCCAGCGCGTGTTTGAACGAGGAGCAGAAATCCCTTTTGGCCGCCTTCGAACACAAAGGTGCCAATAAGACCTTGCACCGCAGCAGCAAACG GTTGTCCGCCATCGACGAGTCGTCCTTCTTTTCGCACTCCGACATCAGCTACGATCGGACAGATGACGACATG GACCTGGACGCAAGTATACTTAAACCTCTCAGGTCCCGAGCCCGAGAGAGGAGG CGTTCGTCGATGGGTGTGACCGTTGCTGCACCGGTAGCAAAGCGAGGGCGAAGCGGGAATATTTCTATTGAGCTGCCGGAGCAAAAAACTGTGGAGAAG GAGGTGGAGACCACCGTCAAGGCATTAGTGACGACCCCTGACACTGGAGGTCGCGTTCACACGGTGGTCGGAATCACGCAGGAGACGCCTGAAGACCTCACACAGGAATTTGCTGTTCCTGACAGTGCCAGAG ATCAAACCTCTGTGTGGTTTCCGTGTGATCCCGATGAAGCTCAAGTGCGGACGGAAAAATGTCAGAAACACGTCTTTCTGTCTAAAACG GTGATCCGGCCCGAGATGTGTTTGCCTTGCGGGAAGAGGATCCGCTTTGGCAAGGTGGCTCTCAAGTGCAGGAACTGCCGCATCGTTTCTCATCCTGAGTGCAAACAGAAATGCGCGGAGACGTGCGCATCCAGGGCGGCCGGAGCCGCAGGAAGTGCAGAGCAGATG GTCTCACTGGAGGATTTTGCTCCTACGACCCATCCAAGGATTCCCGCGCTCATCGTTGCGTGTGTGAAGGAGATCGAGAGGCGGGGCTTACAGGAG CGAGGCCTCTACAGAGTTCCCGGCGGCGAGCGTCAGGTCAAGGAATTGCGCGATCGCTTCCTGGGTGGGAAAAAAACGCAGTTACAACTGAGTAGCGTTTCGGACATCCACGTGGTTTGCGGCTTCCTCAAAGACTTCCTGAGGAAGCTGAAAGAACCTCTGGTCACCTTCAAACTCCACCGCAACTTCATGGCGGCTTCGGGTACGATAAAGGCTTCCTCCGATCGCCGCAGTGTTGTTTCGCGCCGTCACGTCCTAACTTTGTTGCCAGAGATGAGCGACGGGCAGAAGAGTTCAGCCGCCGTGATCCGGGCCGTCGCAGAGCTGCCCAAGCCCCACAGAGACACGCTGGCCTTCCTCATGCTTCATTTCCACAA AGTGATGCAAAGTCCACAGTGTCAGATGGACCAGAATAATCTTTCCCGGGTTTTTGGACCAACCCTGGTGGGACACGGACTGGCGGAACCGTCGCCGTCAACAATCATGCGCGACACCAATACTCAGCCGAAG GTCGTTTTTCGCTTCTTGTCGCTCCCCGAAGACTACTGGAGGCGTGTGCTCAGCGTCCACGCAGTCTCCTCTTCGCATAAAAGCAGCAACCAGGGTCAAGGACAGGGAG CTCATTTCTTCGATCCGCTAACGTCGCCCGAGCTGAGCAGTTACCAGGGCGTGCCCGGCAGGGCGTTCGTTCAAAGTCGCACTAAGAACGTGGGGAG CAGTGGgtgcgccgagccggggaggaGGTTCTTCACGTCACCCAGCTGA
- the si:ch1073-416j23.1 gene encoding rac GTPase-activating protein 1 isoform X4, with the protein MGESRLIMEELLALCLQRITIEENALNTELEFIEVVKNVESVRKRWLHAETELKKYKELLVKSDVAKAGLEVKLKHARNQLDVEMRKRYKIEGDYQYLQRQMQLMCDILVHDSKSSACLNEEQKSLLAAFEHKGANKTLHRSSKRLSAIDESSFFSHSDISYDRTDDDMDLDASILKPLRSRARERRRSSMGVTVAAPVAKRGRSGNISIELPEQKTVEKEVETTVKALVTTPDTGGRVHTVVGITQETPEDLTQEFAVPDSARDQTSVWFPCDPDEAQVRTEKCQKHVFLSKTVIRPEMCLPCGKRIRFGKVALKCRNCRIVSHPECKQKCAETCASRAAGAAGSAEQMVSLEDFAPTTHPRIPALIVACVKEIERRGLQERGLYRVPGGERQVKELRDRFLGGKKTQLQLSSVSDIHVVCGFLKDFLRKLKEPLVTFKLHRNFMAASEMSDGQKSSAAVIRAVAELPKPHRDTLAFLMLHFHKVMQSPQCQMDQNNLSRVFGPTLVGHGLAEPSPSTIMRDTNTQPKVVFRFLSLPEDYWRRVLSVHAVSSSHKSSNQGQGQGAHFFDPLTSPELSSYQGVPGRAFVQSRTKNVGSSGCAEPGRRFFTSPS; encoded by the exons ATGGGAGAGTCTCGACTCATCATGGAGGAGCTGCTAGCTCTCTGTCTCCAGCGAATCACAATTGAGGAAAATGCCCTGAACACAGAGCTTG AGTTTATTGAGGTGGTGAAAAACGTCGAGAGCGTCAGGAAGCGATGGCTGCACGCCGAGACGGAGCTGAAGAAGTACAAGGAGCTGCTGGTCAAGTCGGACGTGGCCAAAGCCGGGCTGGAGGTCAAActcaagcacgcccgcaaccAGCTGGACGTGGAGATGAGGAAACGCTACAAGATTGAAGGCGACTATCAGTACCTG CAGAGGCAGATGCAGCTCATGTGCGACATCCTGGTTCACGACAGCAAATCCAGCGCGTGTTTGAACGAGGAGCAGAAATCCCTTTTGGCCGCCTTCGAACACAAAGGTGCCAATAAGACCTTGCACCGCAGCAGCAAACG GTTGTCCGCCATCGACGAGTCGTCCTTCTTTTCGCACTCCGACATCAGCTACGATCGGACAGATGACGACATG GACCTGGACGCAAGTATACTTAAACCTCTCAGGTCCCGAGCCCGAGAGAGGAGG CGTTCGTCGATGGGTGTGACCGTTGCTGCACCGGTAGCAAAGCGAGGGCGAAGCGGGAATATTTCTATTGAGCTGCCGGAGCAAAAAACTGTGGAGAAG GAGGTGGAGACCACCGTCAAGGCATTAGTGACGACCCCTGACACTGGAGGTCGCGTTCACACGGTGGTCGGAATCACGCAGGAGACGCCTGAAGACCTCACACAGGAATTTGCTGTTCCTGACAGTGCCAGAG ATCAAACCTCTGTGTGGTTTCCGTGTGATCCCGATGAAGCTCAAGTGCGGACGGAAAAATGTCAGAAACACGTCTTTCTGTCTAAAACG GTGATCCGGCCCGAGATGTGTTTGCCTTGCGGGAAGAGGATCCGCTTTGGCAAGGTGGCTCTCAAGTGCAGGAACTGCCGCATCGTTTCTCATCCTGAGTGCAAACAGAAATGCGCGGAGACGTGCGCATCCAGGGCGGCCGGAGCCGCAGGAAGTGCAGAGCAGATG GTCTCACTGGAGGATTTTGCTCCTACGACCCATCCAAGGATTCCCGCGCTCATCGTTGCGTGTGTGAAGGAGATCGAGAGGCGGGGCTTACAGGAG CGAGGCCTCTACAGAGTTCCCGGCGGCGAGCGTCAGGTCAAGGAATTGCGCGATCGCTTCCTGGGTGGGAAAAAAACGCAGTTACAACTGAGTAGCGTTTCGGACATCCACGTGGTTTGCGGCTTCCTCAAAGACTTCCTGAGGAAGCTGAAAGAACCTCTGGTCACCTTCAAACTCCACCGCAACTTCATGGCGGCTTCGG AGATGAGCGACGGGCAGAAGAGTTCAGCCGCCGTGATCCGGGCCGTCGCAGAGCTGCCCAAGCCCCACAGAGACACGCTGGCCTTCCTCATGCTTCATTTCCACAA AGTGATGCAAAGTCCACAGTGTCAGATGGACCAGAATAATCTTTCCCGGGTTTTTGGACCAACCCTGGTGGGACACGGACTGGCGGAACCGTCGCCGTCAACAATCATGCGCGACACCAATACTCAGCCGAAG GTCGTTTTTCGCTTCTTGTCGCTCCCCGAAGACTACTGGAGGCGTGTGCTCAGCGTCCACGCAGTCTCCTCTTCGCATAAAAGCAGCAACCAGGGTCAAGGACAGGGAG CTCATTTCTTCGATCCGCTAACGTCGCCCGAGCTGAGCAGTTACCAGGGCGTGCCCGGCAGGGCGTTCGTTCAAAGTCGCACTAAGAACGTGGGGAG CAGTGGgtgcgccgagccggggaggaGGTTCTTCACGTCACCCAGCTGA
- the si:ch1073-416j23.1 gene encoding rac GTPase-activating protein 1 isoform X2, whose amino-acid sequence MGESRLIMEELLALCLQRITIEENALNTELEFIEVVKNVESVRKRWLHAETELKKYKELLVKSDVAKAGLEVKLKHARNQLDVEMRKRYKIEGDYQYLQRQMQLMCDILVHDSKSSACLNEEQKSLLAAFEHKGANKTLHRSSKRLSAIDESSFFSHSDISYDRTDDDMDLDASILKPLRSRARERRRSSMGVTVAAPVAKRGRSGNISIELPEQKTVEKEVETTVKALVTTPDTGGRVHTVVGITQETPEDLTQEFAVPDSARDQTSVWFPCDPDEAQVRTEKCQKHVFLSKTVIRPEMCLPCGKRIRFGKVALKCRNCRIVSHPECKQKCAETCASRAAGAAGSAEQMVASFQAFCKKLARALRSCVCSSGLTGGFCSYDPSKDSRAHRCVCEGDREAGLTGGELAGGGQPESRKSPDFSFRFQRGLYRVPGGERQVKELRDRFLGGKKTQLQLSSVSDIHVVCGFLKDFLRKLKEPLVTFKLHRNFMAASEMSDGQKSSAAVIRAVAELPKPHRDTLAFLMLHFHKVMQSPQCQMDQNNLSRVFGPTLVGHGLAEPSPSTIMRDTNTQPKVVFRFLSLPEDYWRRVLSVHAVSSSHKSSNQGQGQGAHFFDPLTSPELSSYQGVPGRAFVQSRTKNVGSSGCAEPGRRFFTSPS is encoded by the exons ATGGGAGAGTCTCGACTCATCATGGAGGAGCTGCTAGCTCTCTGTCTCCAGCGAATCACAATTGAGGAAAATGCCCTGAACACAGAGCTTG AGTTTATTGAGGTGGTGAAAAACGTCGAGAGCGTCAGGAAGCGATGGCTGCACGCCGAGACGGAGCTGAAGAAGTACAAGGAGCTGCTGGTCAAGTCGGACGTGGCCAAAGCCGGGCTGGAGGTCAAActcaagcacgcccgcaaccAGCTGGACGTGGAGATGAGGAAACGCTACAAGATTGAAGGCGACTATCAGTACCTG CAGAGGCAGATGCAGCTCATGTGCGACATCCTGGTTCACGACAGCAAATCCAGCGCGTGTTTGAACGAGGAGCAGAAATCCCTTTTGGCCGCCTTCGAACACAAAGGTGCCAATAAGACCTTGCACCGCAGCAGCAAACG GTTGTCCGCCATCGACGAGTCGTCCTTCTTTTCGCACTCCGACATCAGCTACGATCGGACAGATGACGACATG GACCTGGACGCAAGTATACTTAAACCTCTCAGGTCCCGAGCCCGAGAGAGGAGG CGTTCGTCGATGGGTGTGACCGTTGCTGCACCGGTAGCAAAGCGAGGGCGAAGCGGGAATATTTCTATTGAGCTGCCGGAGCAAAAAACTGTGGAGAAG GAGGTGGAGACCACCGTCAAGGCATTAGTGACGACCCCTGACACTGGAGGTCGCGTTCACACGGTGGTCGGAATCACGCAGGAGACGCCTGAAGACCTCACACAGGAATTTGCTGTTCCTGACAGTGCCAGAG ATCAAACCTCTGTGTGGTTTCCGTGTGATCCCGATGAAGCTCAAGTGCGGACGGAAAAATGTCAGAAACACGTCTTTCTGTCTAAAACG GTGATCCGGCCCGAGATGTGTTTGCCTTGCGGGAAGAGGATCCGCTTTGGCAAGGTGGCTCTCAAGTGCAGGAACTGCCGCATCGTTTCTCATCCTGAGTGCAAACAGAAATGCGCGGAGACGTGCGCATCCAGGGCGGCCGGAGCCGCAGGAAGTGCAGAGCAGATGGTAGCGAGCTTTCAGGCGTTTTGCAAAAAGTTAGCAAGGGCGTTGCGTTCATGCGTCTGCTCATCAGGTCTCACTGGAGGATTTTGCTCCTACGACCCATCCAAGGATTCCCGCGCTCATCGTTGCGTGTGTGAAGGAGATCGAGAGGCGGGGCTTACAGGAGGTGAGCTCGCCGGTGGCGGTCAGCCGGAGTCCCGGAAAAGTCCAGACTTTTCTTTCCGCTTTCAGCGAGGCCTCTACAGAGTTCCCGGCGGCGAGCGTCAGGTCAAGGAATTGCGCGATCGCTTCCTGGGTGGGAAAAAAACGCAGTTACAACTGAGTAGCGTTTCGGACATCCACGTGGTTTGCGGCTTCCTCAAAGACTTCCTGAGGAAGCTGAAAGAACCTCTGGTCACCTTCAAACTCCACCGCAACTTCATGGCGGCTTCGG AGATGAGCGACGGGCAGAAGAGTTCAGCCGCCGTGATCCGGGCCGTCGCAGAGCTGCCCAAGCCCCACAGAGACACGCTGGCCTTCCTCATGCTTCATTTCCACAA AGTGATGCAAAGTCCACAGTGTCAGATGGACCAGAATAATCTTTCCCGGGTTTTTGGACCAACCCTGGTGGGACACGGACTGGCGGAACCGTCGCCGTCAACAATCATGCGCGACACCAATACTCAGCCGAAG GTCGTTTTTCGCTTCTTGTCGCTCCCCGAAGACTACTGGAGGCGTGTGCTCAGCGTCCACGCAGTCTCCTCTTCGCATAAAAGCAGCAACCAGGGTCAAGGACAGGGAG CTCATTTCTTCGATCCGCTAACGTCGCCCGAGCTGAGCAGTTACCAGGGCGTGCCCGGCAGGGCGTTCGTTCAAAGTCGCACTAAGAACGTGGGGAG CAGTGGgtgcgccgagccggggaggaGGTTCTTCACGTCACCCAGCTGA
- the si:ch1073-416j23.1 gene encoding rac GTPase-activating protein 1 isoform X1 has translation MGESRLIMEELLALCLQRITIEENALNTELEFIEVVKNVESVRKRWLHAETELKKYKELLVKSDVAKAGLEVKLKHARNQLDVEMRKRYKIEGDYQYLQRQMQLMCDILVHDSKSSACLNEEQKSLLAAFEHKGANKTLHRSSKRLSAIDESSFFSHSDISYDRTDDDMDLDASILKPLRSRARERRRSSMGVTVAAPVAKRGRSGNISIELPEQKTVEKEVETTVKALVTTPDTGGRVHTVVGITQETPEDLTQEFAVPDSARDQTSVWFPCDPDEAQVRTEKCQKHVFLSKTVIRPEMCLPCGKRIRFGKVALKCRNCRIVSHPECKQKCAETCASRAAGAAGSAEQMVASFQAFCKKLARALRSCVCSSGLTGGFCSYDPSKDSRAHRCVCEGDREAGLTGGELAGGGQPESRKSPDFSFRFQRGLYRVPGGERQVKELRDRFLGGKKTQLQLSSVSDIHVVCGFLKDFLRKLKEPLVTFKLHRNFMAASGTIKASSDRRSVVSRRHVLTLLPEMSDGQKSSAAVIRAVAELPKPHRDTLAFLMLHFHKVMQSPQCQMDQNNLSRVFGPTLVGHGLAEPSPSTIMRDTNTQPKVVFRFLSLPEDYWRRVLSVHAVSSSHKSSNQGQGQGAHFFDPLTSPELSSYQGVPGRAFVQSRTKNVGSSGCAEPGRRFFTSPS, from the exons ATGGGAGAGTCTCGACTCATCATGGAGGAGCTGCTAGCTCTCTGTCTCCAGCGAATCACAATTGAGGAAAATGCCCTGAACACAGAGCTTG AGTTTATTGAGGTGGTGAAAAACGTCGAGAGCGTCAGGAAGCGATGGCTGCACGCCGAGACGGAGCTGAAGAAGTACAAGGAGCTGCTGGTCAAGTCGGACGTGGCCAAAGCCGGGCTGGAGGTCAAActcaagcacgcccgcaaccAGCTGGACGTGGAGATGAGGAAACGCTACAAGATTGAAGGCGACTATCAGTACCTG CAGAGGCAGATGCAGCTCATGTGCGACATCCTGGTTCACGACAGCAAATCCAGCGCGTGTTTGAACGAGGAGCAGAAATCCCTTTTGGCCGCCTTCGAACACAAAGGTGCCAATAAGACCTTGCACCGCAGCAGCAAACG GTTGTCCGCCATCGACGAGTCGTCCTTCTTTTCGCACTCCGACATCAGCTACGATCGGACAGATGACGACATG GACCTGGACGCAAGTATACTTAAACCTCTCAGGTCCCGAGCCCGAGAGAGGAGG CGTTCGTCGATGGGTGTGACCGTTGCTGCACCGGTAGCAAAGCGAGGGCGAAGCGGGAATATTTCTATTGAGCTGCCGGAGCAAAAAACTGTGGAGAAG GAGGTGGAGACCACCGTCAAGGCATTAGTGACGACCCCTGACACTGGAGGTCGCGTTCACACGGTGGTCGGAATCACGCAGGAGACGCCTGAAGACCTCACACAGGAATTTGCTGTTCCTGACAGTGCCAGAG ATCAAACCTCTGTGTGGTTTCCGTGTGATCCCGATGAAGCTCAAGTGCGGACGGAAAAATGTCAGAAACACGTCTTTCTGTCTAAAACG GTGATCCGGCCCGAGATGTGTTTGCCTTGCGGGAAGAGGATCCGCTTTGGCAAGGTGGCTCTCAAGTGCAGGAACTGCCGCATCGTTTCTCATCCTGAGTGCAAACAGAAATGCGCGGAGACGTGCGCATCCAGGGCGGCCGGAGCCGCAGGAAGTGCAGAGCAGATGGTAGCGAGCTTTCAGGCGTTTTGCAAAAAGTTAGCAAGGGCGTTGCGTTCATGCGTCTGCTCATCAGGTCTCACTGGAGGATTTTGCTCCTACGACCCATCCAAGGATTCCCGCGCTCATCGTTGCGTGTGTGAAGGAGATCGAGAGGCGGGGCTTACAGGAGGTGAGCTCGCCGGTGGCGGTCAGCCGGAGTCCCGGAAAAGTCCAGACTTTTCTTTCCGCTTTCAGCGAGGCCTCTACAGAGTTCCCGGCGGCGAGCGTCAGGTCAAGGAATTGCGCGATCGCTTCCTGGGTGGGAAAAAAACGCAGTTACAACTGAGTAGCGTTTCGGACATCCACGTGGTTTGCGGCTTCCTCAAAGACTTCCTGAGGAAGCTGAAAGAACCTCTGGTCACCTTCAAACTCCACCGCAACTTCATGGCGGCTTCGGGTACGATAAAGGCTTCCTCCGATCGCCGCAGTGTTGTTTCGCGCCGTCACGTCCTAACTTTGTTGCCAGAGATGAGCGACGGGCAGAAGAGTTCAGCCGCCGTGATCCGGGCCGTCGCAGAGCTGCCCAAGCCCCACAGAGACACGCTGGCCTTCCTCATGCTTCATTTCCACAA AGTGATGCAAAGTCCACAGTGTCAGATGGACCAGAATAATCTTTCCCGGGTTTTTGGACCAACCCTGGTGGGACACGGACTGGCGGAACCGTCGCCGTCAACAATCATGCGCGACACCAATACTCAGCCGAAG GTCGTTTTTCGCTTCTTGTCGCTCCCCGAAGACTACTGGAGGCGTGTGCTCAGCGTCCACGCAGTCTCCTCTTCGCATAAAAGCAGCAACCAGGGTCAAGGACAGGGAG CTCATTTCTTCGATCCGCTAACGTCGCCCGAGCTGAGCAGTTACCAGGGCGTGCCCGGCAGGGCGTTCGTTCAAAGTCGCACTAAGAACGTGGGGAG CAGTGGgtgcgccgagccggggaggaGGTTCTTCACGTCACCCAGCTGA